GCGCCAACCCCTTAGCCACCGGCTGCTTGATGCGGAAAAGCTTGCACAGCCATTCCCCCATGACATTGCCAAGAATTCCTGTAATGATAATCACCGCTACGGTGATGGTAACCATACCGCCCAACTCCTCTGAAACGCCCATGCCTATAGCTGTAGTGATGGATTTAGGCAACAAGGTCACATATTCCTCATGGCTGAGTCCAAAGGCCTTAGACAAAGCCCAGACACTGCCCAACGCGGACAATACCCCTGCCAGACTGCCTATGAGAATGGCCGCCCCATGCCGCTTCAACAAACTCCGCTGCTGGTATAGCGGCAGCGCCAGACACACGGTGGCCGGGGTCAGCAGATAACTGATGTATGTTGCCCCTTCGTTGTAGCGGTCGTATTGAACGCCGCAGAGCAGCAACACGACAATAACAAAGACAACAGCAATCAGTAACGGGTTGAAAGCCGGATGCTTAAATTTTCTCTTTAGATACAATCCCAGCAGGTAGCCAATCAAACTGATGACTACCCCAAAAAAAGTAGAATCTTCCAAAAAACTATTCATGCTATTTCCTCTTTTCCATGTTGATGACCAATTGCGTTACGCCTCCTGTCACCGCCAAAACGATGACCGTGGTTACAAAGGTAATCACGGCAATGGGGATAAAGATTGGCTTCAACGCCGCCCAGGAATCCATCAGCCCCACCGCTGCCGGGATAAACATTACCGGCATAATTTCAATGAGAAAGACTCCTGCATCCTGAACGCTGTCCAACTTAATAAGCCCGGTTTGCAGGGCCAGAAGCATGAGCACCAGCCCATAGATGCTGGCTGGTATAGTCAACGGAATAAATGCCTTTAAGACTTCTCCGATAAATGTAATCAATAAAATAATGGCAAACTGTTTTAAATATTTCATTGTTGCTCCCCACCAAATTGTTCTGCCACCTGAAGCATGATAGCACATTCAATTCTTTTCTTGTGAAGCTGACAGCCGAAATCGTAGACTCCTTGAATGCTGCCGGTGGTGTGGTAGGCGTTAGCCGCACAGCCGCCGCTGCAATACATCCGGGCAAAGCAATCCCGGCATTCTTCATGAGAATAGATGTTGCAGGACTTAAACTGGTGGCAAGCATTCTGGTTTTGAATACCCTCAAAGACGGTTCCCAGCAAGAACTCCGGGTCCCCGACAAACTGATGACAGGGATACAAATCCCCCTCCGGAGTCACCGCCAGATATTCTGTACCTACTCCACAGCCGGATATCCGTTTGACAATGCACGGACCGCCTGTCAAATCAATGGTGTAGTGGTAGAAACGGAAGTCCTTTCCTTCCTTCTTTCGCTGAAGCATCGCCTGGGCCAGCCGATCGTATTCCGCCAACAGCTGAGGCAAATCCGCCTCCGTCAGGGCGTAGTCTGCTCCCGGCTCCGCTACCACAGGCTCCATGGACAGCTCTTTGAATCCTAAGTCTGCCAGATGGAGAATGTCACTGGCAAAGTCCGTATTATGATGGGTATAGGTTCCACGAATATAGTAGTTTTCCTGGTTTCTGGACTCTGCCAGTTTGAGGAATTTAGGCAAAATCGTGTCGTAGGAGCCTTTACCATTTCTAGATACCCGCAAGCGGTCGTTAACCTCTTTTCGTCCATCCATGCTCAATACCACATTGCTCATCTCTCGGTTGGCGAATTCGATTACCTCCTCATCCAGCAAAATGCCATTGGTGGTCAACGTAAAGCGAAAGTTTTTATTGTGCAGCTTCTCCTGCTGCCGCCCATAGGCCACTAAGTCTTTGACCACTTGCCAGTTCATAAGCGGTTCCCCGCCAAAGAAATCCACTTCCAAGTTCTTTCTGGTCCCAGAGTTTTCAATCAAAAAATCCAAGGCCTTTTTCCCCACTTCATAAGACATGAGCCCCCGGTGTCCCTGCTGGTACTCTCCCTCTTCCGCAAAACAATATTTACAGGCCATGTTACAGTCGTGGGCCACATGAAGACAGATGGCCTTCACCACAGACTGCCTGTCCTTAAACTCCCCAGACATCTCCTGATAGATGTCCACAGAAAACAACTTTCCCTGCCTCTTCAACTCCTCTATATCCGCAAAGACCAACTCGATTTCTTCTGCGGTTACCTCGGGCAAATGGCCGTACTTGCTCAAAATATCTGCCGTAATAGCCCTTCTTTCTTCTCCTGCCTCCAGCTTTTCAATCACATCGTAGGCCACCTCGTCCACACAGTGAACCGCCCCGCTGTTCACGTCCAGAACGATGTTGTACCCGTTATTTTTATATGTATGTACCATAAAAGGTCATCCTTTCCTTTTTTATCTATCTATAAATTTGTATCTGGCACCTGCCAAAACTTTCTACTGCAAGTTCCTTTCAGTGCGCAACTGAAAAAATCGCCATAAGCCCTGCAGCCTATAGCGATTTGAAAAGTTGTGCTTATTTCTTTAGCTGTTCGCACTGCTGATTTGCAACGCTGCAAGAAGTCTTGCTTGCGGACTGGCAAGATGTCTGGCATTCGCCGCAGCCGCCCTTTTTGGCTGAATCCACAAGGTTTCTCGTTTCGATAGTCTGTATTCTCTTCATTTTTTACCTCCAACCTGGCGTTCTGGTCCGAGCCAAACTGCGCCAAGACTATGTGTTTTAAAATTGCTCCCATTATATTACCACAGCTGAGTCATTTTATCAAGCCATCCCACTATAAAGTTTTTCATAATGGAGAAAAATTGAGAATACATTTACTAAATGGAGGATTGACCAATGAAATTACGTAAATTCAAAGGACTAAAAAAATTTCCGGCTGTCCATAAGCCCTCTTTGTCTCGCAAGGGGCTTTTTCTGGGGTTGTTTATCGCTCTGGCAAGTTTTGCCGCTGTCGTGTACCTGGTACCCCAGGCTCTAAGCCGAGAGACTGCTGCACTGCCGGCACCTTCCATATCAGCTGCCCAGGCCATACTCCTGGACGCCGATACAGGTCGGGTGCTCTATGAAAAAAATGCGGAGGAAAAAGCCTATCCTGCCAGTACCACGAAGATTTTAACCGCTCTGCTGACCATTGAACGGGTGGAAGAGCTAAAAAGCGACTTAACCCAACAGGTAAAAATTCCTCCTGAGGCCGTGGGTGTGGAAGGCTCCTCCATCTATCTGGCGGCCCAAGAGCCCGTCACCATTGAAGATCTGTTATATGGGATGATGCTCCGCTCCGGCAACGATGCCGCTACTGCTCTGGCCGTGATTATCGGCGG
The genomic region above belongs to Aminipila butyrica and contains:
- a CDS encoding LrgB family protein; this encodes MNSFLEDSTFFGVVISLIGYLLGLYLKRKFKHPAFNPLLIAVVFVIVVLLLCGVQYDRYNEGATYISYLLTPATVCLALPLYQQRSLLKRHGAAILIGSLAGVLSALGSVWALSKAFGLSHEEYVTLLPKSITTAIGMGVSEELGGMVTITVAVIIITGILGNVMGEWLCKLFRIKQPVAKGLALGTAAHAIGTARAMEMGEVEGAISSLAIAVTGLLTVVGAAIFAHFI
- a CDS encoding CidA/LrgA family protein; its protein translation is MKYLKQFAIILLITFIGEVLKAFIPLTIPASIYGLVLMLLALQTGLIKLDSVQDAGVFLIEIMPVMFIPAAVGLMDSWAALKPIFIPIAVITFVTTVIVLAVTGGVTQLVINMEKRK
- the scfB gene encoding thioether cross-link-forming SCIFF peptide maturase, producing the protein MVHTYKNNGYNIVLDVNSGAVHCVDEVAYDVIEKLEAGEERRAITADILSKYGHLPEVTAEEIELVFADIEELKRQGKLFSVDIYQEMSGEFKDRQSVVKAICLHVAHDCNMACKYCFAEEGEYQQGHRGLMSYEVGKKALDFLIENSGTRKNLEVDFFGGEPLMNWQVVKDLVAYGRQQEKLHNKNFRFTLTTNGILLDEEVIEFANREMSNVVLSMDGRKEVNDRLRVSRNGKGSYDTILPKFLKLAESRNQENYYIRGTYTHHNTDFASDILHLADLGFKELSMEPVVAEPGADYALTEADLPQLLAEYDRLAQAMLQRKKEGKDFRFYHYTIDLTGGPCIVKRISGCGVGTEYLAVTPEGDLYPCHQFVGDPEFLLGTVFEGIQNQNACHQFKSCNIYSHEECRDCFARMYCSGGCAANAYHTTGSIQGVYDFGCQLHKKRIECAIMLQVAEQFGGEQQ
- the scfA gene encoding six-cysteine ranthipeptide SCIFF encodes the protein MKRIQTIETRNLVDSAKKGGCGECQTSCQSASKTSCSVANQQCEQLKK
- a CDS encoding D-alanyl-D-alanine carboxypeptidase family protein, which encodes MKLRKFKGLKKFPAVHKPSLSRKGLFLGLFIALASFAAVVYLVPQALSRETAALPAPSISAAQAILLDADTGRVLYEKNAEEKAYPASTTKILTALLTIERVEELKSDLTQQVKIPPEAVGVEGSSIYLAAQEPVTIEDLLYGMMLRSGNDAATALAVIIGGDQQHFIDEMNRRAQELGCTGSQFLNPSGLFDENHYTTVADMGRIAQAAMKNKTFRRIAATEEWNASRAPDKYNYFYNKNKVVHQYEGGNGIKIGYTKASGRTLVASARRDGRQLICVVMGAPDWFNDSYRLMDYGFSLKP